The Sphingosinicellaceae bacterium genome includes the window GGCGCGTCAGCACGTCGCCGGGTGCGCCGGGCGCGGGGTCGTAGATCAGTTTCGGGTCGAGGCCGTAGTGGCTGGTCGGCGAAGTCGCGCGCGGCCAGAAGATCCGACTGCTGGTCGACAGCCAGGTGACGGCGGCGTCGTAAGCCTTCTGGTTGGCTGGCGCGCCGTCCTGCGGTCCTTGGATCTGCCCGCAGAAATAGGCGATGCTCAGCGGCCGCACCTCACCCTTCCAGGTCTCGCGCGACAGCAGGTGCGACATGTCCGACCACGCGCTGTACGGCTGGTCGGAGCCCGCCAGCGTGCGGTTCGAGCCCTTGCACCCCAGGTCGTCCATCGTCCGCGTCATCCACAGCTGCATCGCGCAGGTCCGGGTCAGCGTCAGTGCGCCGAACATCGGCCCCCAGTTGGACTGCGGCAGCCGCGCCGGGAAGCTGGCGCAAACCTGCTTCAGCCCGCCGACCGAGATGCCGAGCACGACGAGGTCGAAGTCGGTGCCGAGCACGAGTCGTGCCGGAACGTCACCGGCACCGGGCAGGCCCATGTGGTCGGCCTCGAAATCGCGGTGCGCGGCCCGAAGCGCCTCGCCGTCCTTCAACTGGGGCCACAGCGGTTCGGCAGGCCAGCCCTCGAGCGGCATGTCGACCGGCCAGCCCGGGATCGGTACCTCGATCAGCGGCTGGTAAGGCGTCGCCGGATCGGCCAGCGCCACCTGCCGGACATAGTCGATCGAGGCGATCTGCGCGGTGTGCGGATCAGGGTTGAGCGCGGTGATGCGGCTGAAGAACTCGAAACTCACGCCGCGTTTCTTCAGCGCGAGGTAAAGCGGCGCGATCACGACGTCGCCCATCGCGCCGCGCATCTTCCAGAAGAAGTGCCCCTTGTAGCCCAGCACCAGCAGCAGGAACGAGTGCAGCGCCGTGCCGGCGGCGAACGTGCGCTTACTGGTGTCGCCGCCGTCGCCGAAGCCGAACACGTAATCGTAGGACGACTGGATCGGCGCCCAGTCGATGAGCTGCTTGGCGCGGGTCTCGGGGTCGCCCCACTCCGGGAAGGCCTTCGCCACTGCCAATGCGTTCTGGTACAGCCAGTCACTGAACTCGTAGATGTCGATCGAGTTGTAGCCCTTGAGGATGACGTCATCGACGGCGACGCCGCGGATTATCGTCTGGACCAGGAACGCCGAAAGCAGGAAGCGCTCGACCGGCACCAGCGCGTTGGTCTTGGTGGTCATGTCGCGGATCGACTTGGCGTGCTCGTTGATCATCTTGATCATCTGGTGGAGGACGATCTCGGTGGTGACCTTGGCGACCTCGTCCTCGACCGCCTGCTCGACGCTCTCGACGGTGCCGGTCAGGAACGCCTTGAAGTGCTGGAACGCGGTGCCGAGTGGCGTCTCGGGCGGGGTCGCCGGGCCAATCGCGGAATGGTGCACGTTGTGCGAGCCGGGCGAATAGTGGATCAGCAGCGCGACGAGGCCGGTGATCATCTCCTCGACCGCAGGCTGCCTGAGGTCGTCGCCGGGAAGTTCGTTATTCGCCGGCATGTTGACGAACCATAGGTCGTTCGGATTGTTCGGGTCGGAATTGTCGACCAGCGTGACCTCGTCCTCGGGGGTGAACGCGTCCCAGACGCCCTGGTTGGGGTGGCCATCGGGGCGGTCGAGCGCATCGTAGGCGCGGCGCAGCAGGTCGAACGCCTGGTAGTAGAAGCCCCCGAAGATGTGCAGGCCGTGCTCGTAGATGCGGTGGCCATAGCCCTCGCGCATGTCGTGGCCGCTGGCGCACTTGCCGCCGAGCCGCCAGCCCTGCTGATAGACCGTGATCTCGTACCTGTCGGCCCAGCCCGGCTGTTCGGTGATGTAGAATGCGGCCGACAGCGCGCCCACGCCGCCGCCGAGCACGGCGATCTTCTGCTTCGTCCCCATGGTGCCCGCCTTGTTGGCCCGCGTTAATACGGAACCTTATCGACTTTTCAGTCGCAAAACGAGAACTGTTGCAGCGGGCAGTCGGGCGAGTTCCGACGGGCAGCCCGGGGCGCAGGCGCCCCGGGCTCGCGTTCTCAATACTTGACGGTCAGCTGCAGCTTCACCGTGCGGGGCAGCGTGCCGTAGCCGGTCTGGTCGGCGCCGATGCCGCTCGGGGTGCCGGTGCCGCTGCCGGTCAGCGGCGCGTCACCACCACCGGTGAAGTAAAAGTGGTCGGTCAGGTTCTTGGCGATCAGCGCAAGCTCCCAGCGGCCATCGTCGCGAC containing:
- a CDS encoding NAD(P)-binding protein — encoded protein: MGTKQKIAVLGGGVGALSAAFYITEQPGWADRYEITVYQQGWRLGGKCASGHDMREGYGHRIYEHGLHIFGGFYYQAFDLLRRAYDALDRPDGHPNQGVWDAFTPEDEVTLVDNSDPNNPNDLWFVNMPANNELPGDDLRQPAVEEMITGLVALLIHYSPGSHNVHHSAIGPATPPETPLGTAFQHFKAFLTGTVESVEQAVEDEVAKVTTEIVLHQMIKMINEHAKSIRDMTTKTNALVPVERFLLSAFLVQTIIRGVAVDDVILKGYNSIDIYEFSDWLYQNALAVAKAFPEWGDPETRAKQLIDWAPIQSSYDYVFGFGDGGDTSKRTFAAGTALHSFLLLVLGYKGHFFWKMRGAMGDVVIAPLYLALKKRGVSFEFFSRITALNPDPHTAQIASIDYVRQVALADPATPYQPLIEVPIPGWPVDMPLEGWPAEPLWPQLKDGEALRAAHRDFEADHMGLPGAGDVPARLVLGTDFDLVVLGISVGGLKQVCASFPARLPQSNWGPMFGALTLTRTCAMQLWMTRTMDDLGCKGSNRTLAGSDQPYSAWSDMSHLLSRETWKGEVRPLSIAYFCGQIQGPQDGAPANQKAYDAAVTWLSTSSRIFWPRATSPTSHYGLDPKLIYDPAPGAPGDVLTRQYIRANTAPSDLYVQSPANSVFTRMDANQSGFANLFLAGDWTLNGLNSGCAEGAAISGARCAQAVAGTLVPLAS